The genome window CTGCATTCTCGAATGAACCTACGAAGATTGTCATCTCGGCAACGAAGCCAGAGAAACCAGGCAGACCAAGATTGGCAAGACCTGCCACAACGTAAGATACTGCGAGGAAAGGAACAACCTTCATCAAGCCACCGAGGTAACGCACATCACGAGTTCCTGCACGATGATAAATCATACCGATACATGCAAAGAACAGAGCTGTCATCAAACCGTGTGAAAGCATCTGGAGGATTGCACCTGTGATAGCTGTCTGTGTGGTCATAACCAAAGCGAAGAGCACCATACCACAGTGTGAAACTGAAGAGTAGGCGTTGATATACTTCAGGTCGGTCTGCACACAAGCTGAAAGTGCACCATATACTACAGAGATAGTTGTCAGCACGAGGAATATTGGAGCCCACATCTCCAAAGCGTCAGGCATAAGGAACATGGCAATACGCAAGCAGCCATAACCACCGAGTTTCATCAATACACCTGCATGGAGCATTGATACAGCTGTAGGGGCTGAAGCATGACCGTCAGGAGACCATGTGTGGAATGGGAACAGCGCACCAAGTACACCGAAACCGATGAATACCAATGGGAAAAAGATGTTCTGAACATCCTTTGGCATAGCGTGCAAACGTGCCAGTTCTGTCACATCCATAGTGGTAGCACCACTGAAGTAATAGATACCGAGGATACCGAGAACCAGGAGAGCAGAACCACCCATAAGCATCAGTGTAAGTTTCATTGCAGAATATTCCTTTGGACCTGTACCCCATACACCGATGAGGAGGTACATTGGAATAAGCGCAACCTCATAGAACATGAACATTGTGAACATATCCGTAGAGATGAAGAAACCAAATACACCTGAAGACAAGAGTACGAACCAGAGGAAGTACTCCTTCTTCATCGGCTCAAGCTGCCAGCTGGCAAATGTACCTGTGAAGACGATAATTGCAGAAAGCAGAATCATTACGACAGAGATACCATCCACACCTACCGAGAAGGCGATGTTCAGAGGCTTGAACCACATTACGGAATTTGCCAACAGCATCGCATCATGATTACCTGCGTTGCGCTGCTGAACGAAATAAACAGTCAGCCAGATTGCACCTATCAAAAGTGCCGTAGAGCCGGCTACCATCACGCCACGTACCTGATTATCGTTCTTGGCAACCCACAGGCCGCAGAGCATCAGGACGGGGATAATTACAAATACAGTTAATATCCAACTCATTTCTTTAAATCAAGCAAAGTAATATTAATGTTAATGCTACAGTACCGGTGATGAACCATACAGCATACTGACGGACATCGCCACTCTGCCATGAACGGATAGACTCACCAGCCTCCTGTGTACCCCAAGCCATGAAATTGAATGTGCCGTCAATAACGTGACGGTCGAACCATGCTATTGGAATAGAGAAGCAACGGAACACAATCTTGTGTGTGAAGAACTGCCATGCATCATCAATATAGAATCTGTTGAGGGCAGCCTTGTGCAAACGTGGGAATGTACGCTGCAAAGCGTCAGCAACAGGCTGTTTCTTGCCTGCATACATCCAGGTTGAAAGAGCAATACCGATAACTGCTGCAATGATACTGGTAGTAGCAATGCTCCAGTCAATATGGATATCATAGTTCAAACCATTGGCACTTACAAAATGACCGAATGGTATCCAGCCTGCACAGACAGAGATGGCAGCAAGGAATACCAATGGACCCCACATTACGAAAGGAACTTCCTGTGGACGGCGACGGTTCTCTGGGTCCTGCTCATAGTAAGACTCGCCCCAGAAGATAACATAGTAAAGACGGAACATATAGAACGCTGTCATACCAGCTACGAGGGTCATAATCCACTTCAAAGCCTGACCTTCAACACCCGGCAGGGCATTACATGCTGAGATAATCTCATCCTTTGAGAAGAAGCCGGCAAATGGAGGGATACCTGCAATCGCCAGACAACCGATCAGGAAGCAGATGTTTGTAATCGGCATGTACTTGTGCAAGCCACCCATATACTCCTTGAAGTTGCTGCCAATGATAACTATGATAGCACCAGAACAAAGGAAGAGCAGAGCCTTGAACATAGCGTGAGTGAAGAGGTGGAACATTGCTGCCATATAACCAAGACCACCGTGGTGGAGATATTCTGGACTGTTGAATGAACCATTCTTGCTGTCATAGAAACAAACACCAAGTGCTACGAGCATGTAGGCAATCTGTGAGATTGTCGAGAATGCCAGACCACGCTTAATGTCGCTTTGGGTACAAGCCACTGCTGCGGCATAGAAGGCTGTGAATGCTGCAATCCAGGCAATCCAGTGAAGTTGTTCCTGTGCACCAAACTGTACGTAGATTGGCAGCAGTGATGCAACCTGGAATACACCGGCAACAACCATCGTAGCGGCATGAATCAAAGCAGATACTGGTGTTGGTCCTTCCATGGCATCTGGCAACCAGATGTGTAAGGGGAACATAGCTGACTTACCTGCACCACCAATAAACATCAAGAAAAGAGCTGTTGGAAGTACCCATGCAGACTCTGGATTAGTAGCCAATCCCCTCAATGTTTCAGAGAGACCGGGATTGACACTGAGGTCATAATTGAATGTCCCTACATAGAAGCTGAAGAACAGAATACCAATCAAGAAGAACAAGTCAGCAAAACGAGTAACAATAAACGCCTTCTTGCTGGCATGTACTGCTGTATGCTTTGGATAATAGAATCCAATCAACAGATAAGAACATACACCTACCAATTCCCAGAACAGATACATCTGGAAGATGTTGGTTGCCACTACGAGTCCAAGCATGGACATCGTAAAGAGTGACAGATAAGCATAGAAACGCTGGAATCCATGCTCATACTCCTCAAACTCATAGTTCTCATCACGTTCAGCCATATAACCGAATGAATAGATATGAACCATGAAGCTGACGGTAGTAATGACTATCAACATCATTACACTGATAGGAGAAAGGCGTAAACCTATGTTGAATGTCAGAAGTTCTGTAAACTTCAACCATGTGAAGTTGAATACTGTAACAGTTGGATATACACCATTTGCCAAACGACCATCAGTTACGTTGAAGGTCTCGCCCATTGCTGTAAATTCGCCAGTATAGAAGAAATAGCGGTAAGCAGTGTAGAGACTAAGCGCAAATAGCGTACCTACCACACAGGTGCCGATAATACCAGCGACCTTGCGAGGCATCTTCATTCCGAACAAACCAAGCACAATAGCACTCAGGAACGGGAGAAGAAGTATCAAAAATGCGTAATCAAACATATTTGTTTTCTTTTTATAATTTCATATTTTCAATACTGTTCACCTGATCGCTGTGGAAATGACGGTAAACATTGATGATAATAGCGAGGGCAACCGCTGATTCAGCTGCGCTTACACCGATGGAGAAGAGCGTAAAGAACATACCCTCATATCCATCAGGGAAAAGCAGACGATTGAATGCAGCGAAGTTGATATCAACACTATTGAGAACTAACTCTACGGAGATAAGCATTGCAACAAGGTTGCGACGGGTTACGAAACCAAATACTCCGATAAAGAACAACAGTCCACTAAGGACAAAGAAATATCCTACTGGTATCATTTGCTTTCCTCCTTCTTATTGTTATTCAGAATTACCAAGCCACCGATGATGCAAGCCAGAAGGAATACAGAGATGAACTCGAATGGGAGTACATAACCATACTTGTCGGCTGTCATCAAATTATGACCTATAATATCCATAGTAACCTCATTTGCCAGAGAATCTCCATCCACAGCAGTATAACGCAGGACTTCATTCTTCAACAGAACCAAGATTACTGTTCCAAAACCAACCAAAGCAATAATGGCAGCAAGGAAAGTACGCTTCCCTAACCAACGTTCAGAGAGTCCCTGCAATGTACGCTTGCTTACCAACTGGATTGCAAAGATGTACATCATTGTGATACCACCAGCATAAATACTGATTTGTACAGCACCAAGGAATGTGTAATCGAGCAGGAAGTAGAGACCTGCAACGCCAAAGAGAACGAACAGCAATGCTGTCGCAGCTCGCATGATACGCTTCGTCGACACGCAGAATACGGCTGAAGCCAGTATAACAACGGCGAGAATCGCAAACATAATTAATCTTGCCATATCTCTAATCCTTTATTTCTTTTTAGTATTGAATGTTCCAACTTTCCAGTCAGCACCACCGTCAATAAGACCAGGCAGTGAACCACCTTCATAGACTTCCTTGTCAAGGTGAAGAATTAACTTAGAACGGTCAAAGACTGAATTCTCGAAGTCATTAGTAAACTCGATTGCATCGAAGTTGCAGGCATTAACACACAACTCACAGAACATGCAGTCACCTAAGTCATACTCATAATCAACGAGCTGCTTCTTTTTCTTACCTGTCTCTGGATTGGTAACCATCTCAGAAAGAATCTTGATAGTACCATTAGGACAAGCCTTCTCGCACATTGTACAAGAAGTACACTTGTGATTTCCTTCCTCGTCACGTTTGAAGACCAGACGGCCACGGTGACGCTTGGCTACGTGAAGGGTTGTCTTGCGGTTCTCAGGATACTGCTCGGTAGATTTAGGTGTGAAGTATTCCTTCATGGTCACCTTCATACCCGTAGCAAGTGTCTTGAGCGCACTCCCGACCTCACCAAAATATGATTGTTTTTTATCTTCCATTCTCTTTAACCATTAATAGTGAATAGTCCAACCAAATGCTACGCACACAGTCATCAATACGAGGATAACCAGTGACAGCGGCATAAGATACTTCCACTCTAATTTCAGAATCTGATCGATACGGAGACGTGGGAAAGTCCACTTAATCCACATCAGCAGGAATACTACAACGAATGTCTTACCAAGGAACCAAACGAGTCCTGGAATGTAATTCATAATTGCATCGAAGCCATCTAATCCAATGTTCAAAGGAGCCCAACCGCCTAAGAATACAGTAGTTGCAACACCTGATACAACAAAAAGATTAAGATACTCAGCCAGATAATAGAAACCGAAGCCCATACCACTATATTCAGTGTGGTAACCTGCAGTCAACTCACTCTCAGCTTCTGCCAAGTCGAACGGACCACGGTTAGCCTCTGCATTACCAGCAACACAGAATACGAGGAAAGCCAAAGTAGCAGGAACATGTCCCTGTACAATCAACCACCGCAAAGGACCAGTCTGAGCTTCGACTATACCTGAAACCTGCATTGTACCAGTCAAAATAACTGCTGAAATCAAACAGATGCCCAATGAAAGCTCATAGGAAATCATCTGTACGGCTCCACGCATAGCAGAAAGGACTGAGTACTTGTTGTTACTACCCCATCCTGCGATAAACACACCAATAACACCAATAGAACTGATTGCTGTTACGAGGAAGATGCCTACATTGAAATCCAGAATATGAGCTCCATTGTTCCAAGGAAGGAAGGAGAATGTACCGACTGAAGCAATGATTACCAAGAAAGGAGCCAGATAATAAAGCAGTTTGTCAGCCTTATCGACAGCAAAGATTTCCTTGATCAACATCTTCAACACGTCGGCAAAGACCTGCAAGGTGCCCCACCAGCCTACTCGGACCGGACCGATACGGCACTGGAAGTAGGCGCAGACCTTACGTTCCATGAAGATAAGTACGATAGCAAGCAGAGCATAAGCAAGAAGTATTGCCAGTCCCACCACAACGCACTCAATCAGAACAGTCCAGAAGTTGCTCAAGCCACAAGTGACACGGAGCAGCTCATCGAACCATGTTGTTACTATTCTAAAATCGAACATAGTATGATTTTAATTCTTAATTGATTACTTTAATGATAACCTTGTTAGCGGTCAATATCAGGAATAACGAAATCAAGTGCAGCACCAGTAGTCACCAAGTCGGCAATCTTCTGACCACGCAACATCTTATCCATAGCACCAACAAGAGTCAGACCCATAGGACGGAACTTTAAACGATATGCACTCTTGTCACCACGTGAATCCAGATAAGCACCGAACTCACCACTTGCACCCTCAACTGAGAAGTACCACTGTCCCTCTGGAACTTTAATGATTGGCTTCTGCTTGATATAGAACTCACCTTCAGGAATATTGTCAATCAGCTGCTCGATGATATTGAGACTCTGATAAATCTCCTGAATATGACAATAGTAACGATCCATGGAGTCACCATGTGTCAAGGTTATCTGCTCAAAGTCCACCTTATCATATACAGCGTATGGATGGTTCTTGCGGACATCATTCTTCCAGCCACTTGCACGACCGGCAGGACCTGTCACACCGTAGCTGATGCAATCCTGCTCGTTCATAGTACCTACATCACGGAAACGTTGATGCGTGATGACGTTGTCACCAAAGACATCCAGGTACTCCTGCACCATCGGACGCAGATACTTACAGAGCTCCTTGACATTTGAGACGAAATTCGGATCAATGTCTGCCTGCAGACCACCAATTCTATAATAATTCTGAATCAGACGACCACCGGTTGTCTCCTCCATCACATTCAACACATGCTCGCGGTCACGCATACCATAAAGGAAGGCTGTGAGAGCACCCAGGTCCTGAGCACAGCAAGCTGTATAAAGAAGGTGATTGTCAATACGCTGCAACTCATCCATGATGGTACGGATGTAGAGGATGCGGTCAGACAGTTCAATGCCCATACCTTCCTCGATAACGCCGACAAGCGCATGGCGATGCATCATGGCTGACAGATAGTTCATACGGTCAGTCAATGCCAATGTCTGAGGGTAAGTGAACTGCTCGCAAAGTTTCTCAATACCACGATGGATATAACCCAAATGCGGATAAATCTTGGTAATAGTCTCACCATCCAAAACTGTCTGCAGACGGAGCACACCGTGAGTAGACGGGTGCTGAGGACCAATGTTCACAACGAAGTTGTCATCAGTAAACAGCGGACGCTGTGTACCGACGAGTTCACCATTCTTATTAAGATTCCACTCTGTGGTAGTATCAAGTTCAACATCATCCTCCGTAGTGTACATGTTCTTTGCAGGGTCCATGTCATAATCCTTACGGAGAGGGTAGCCCTTGAAGTCGTTTCTCAAGAAGAGACGACGCATGTCAGGGTGACCGAGGAACTTGATGCCATAGAAGTCATATACCTCGCGCTCCAGCAAGTCAGCATCAGCCCAAAGATTGTAGACAGAAGGAATAACAGACTCTTCTTCCACCTTCTTTGCAAGCTGCTTGACAGAGCAACGCTCGTGCGTATTTGTATTCTCAAGAATATAGATACATCCAAGACCTTCTTCTGCACCAAAGTCTTCACCGACAACAGTTACAAGGTAATCGAAATGCTTCTCATTCTTCAGCCTTGCCATTTCTGAAGCAAAGCTATCAAAACCGAATTCTTTGTTTTCTAATTTCATTCTCGCGTACCTTATATATTAATTGTTAGCAGCACTCTCTTCTGTAGCCTTGCTTGCTGCATCAATCTGGTCAATTTCCTTACCCAGCTTCTCTACATCTTCCTGTGTTACCGGCTGGTTAACGACAATTGTCTCTTTCTTTGGAGCTACAGCTTCAGGAGAAGGAGCAGCTGGCTCAGCAGTTTTTGCCGGAGCATCGACAGGTTTGGCAGCTGCAACAGCAGGTTTCTCTGCAGGACGTGTAGGTTTTGGAGCAGGCTTTTTAGCTTCAGCCCATGCTGCTTCACGCTTTTCCTTTATCTCTTCCGGATCGATTCCCAGCTTCTCGCTGAATATAAGTTCGGCATTACTCTTGCCAGTTTCACGTTCCTCTGTGGTCTGCTTATGGTTGACACCACCGAAGAACTTTTCAATCTTCACCTTACGCTGAAGCTGCATCATACCATAGATAATAGCTTCCGGACGTGGAGGACAGCCCGGGATGTAGACATCCACTGGAATAATCTCATCGACACCACGCATGACGTGATAGCTGTCTTTGAACGGACCACCAGAAATGGCACAGCCGCCAACTGCCACAACATACTTCGGTTCTGCCATCTGGTCATACAGACGCTTCAATGCTGGTGCCATCTTGTTTGTAATAGTACCGGCACACATAATCAGGTCAGCCTGACGTGGAGAGTTACGGGTTACCTCAAAACCAAAACGGGAGAAGTCGTAACGTGCACAACCGACAGCCATGAACTCAATACCACAACATGATGTTGCAAAGGTCAGAGACCAGAGTGAGTTGCTACGCCCCCAGTTGATGAGCTGATCCAGGTTACCGAGAACGAGGTTGGTTCCGCCATCGTTCAAATCGCTTGCCATCTTGCTAAGCGTATCATTGTCCTTCCAATCCTCGTATGGAAGAGACTTGATTTTTGGCTTCCTTATTTCCATTCAAGCGCTCCTTTCCGCCAAGCATACGCAAGGCCAAATACTAATACCAGCATAAAGAACCCGATTGTGGCGAGTGCCAAAGGTCCAATTGTCTTTACAACGACTGCCCACGGGTAGAGGAAGACGGTCTCCACGTCAAACATCAGGAACAAGATGGCAAAGAGATAGTAGCCGACATGCATTGGTAACCAAGAGGTTCCATGAGTCGGAATACCACACTCGTAAGGCTCACCCTTCGCCGGATTGTATGAACGCGGACCAATCCACTTAGCAATAGCATAAGCTGCCACTACCAGGAATGCGGCCGTTATCAAAACGGTAACAAAAAGTGTGAAATACATAAACTTTATATAGCTATAATTTAACTGTACAATTTTGCTCTAATAGAACATATTTAAAAACGAGTGCAAAGATACAAAAATATTTGAGAACGAGTGCAAATTAAATGGAAAAACATACCACTTTTTGCAAAGTCCACTTTGCAAACCGCCTACTGCGTGATTCATAACCCTTTCATCAGTAATCCATCAAATGCAATGTGCTTCTTTCCCTTTGCTACATAGGGGCTGAAGCAACAGCTATAAAGGGATGTGCTACGGTGTCAGCAAACGCTATTCACCCCACAAAACAATACGTACAACACGGGGTATATATAACGGACAACTTTGATCACTCCTTCCCAACGGGCAAGCTCCTCAACGTAATGACATCACACACATATCTTCAGACAATCCCTTTGTCCTACACAGGGATTTTCAAACGGTCTCCTATAGTTAACACCCTCAAAACGGCCTTAGAAATATTGCTGCCGACAAAACTTAAGACAGCATACGCTCCAATGCGAAATCTCTTTTAAGCAGATAACATCCTACTTGTCTTTGGTAAAGCAAACCCTGCGAATTACAAGACGTTTAACCCTCAACACCAATGGTGCCGGACAGCAACACCAATGGTGCTGGGCAGCAACACATTGCGTGCTGGTCAACAACAGATCAATAGAAAACAGGAAGCGAGGTTGATTATGGTCATCATAAATACAGTAAGATACTAATGGCCAACTTACATGTGAAAAGCTATATCAGACACCAACTATCTTAGATAAGAACTAAGAATAATATTCTATCAACCCTTCTATGGGAGAAGCTATCACCTTCCTGACCCGATAACCAAATCTGTCTGCACTTTTCCTCAACTGCTCTTCAAAAGCTGCAGCGATACCACCGACAGCAGAAATTGTACGAGTAGAGGATGAAGAATACTTCAAAATATTCTTCTTAAAGAAATTATCAAAGTTATTTATCACTAACTCCTCTAATTCAGAATATTGAAGGTTTTTCTTAATAAACTTTGAACAGCCTGCCAGAAAGCGATTGGCAAGTGGTTGACGATAGACTTTATCTATAATTTCCAGATAGGTCAAACCACTCCAGGACAAATATAAATCACGTGTCTCTTCTGACAAATCACCCTTGAATATACCATTGAGAAGCAGTTTGCCAAGCACTGCCCCACTGCCTTCATCCCCTAAGATATAACCCAGTGGAGGCACATTTGCAGTAATCTGCTCGCCATCATAGAGACAGCTGTTGGCACCAGTACCTAAAATACAGGCAATACCTGCCGCATGCCCGCATACAGCATGGGCAGCACCTAACAGGTCACTTTCAACCTTTATACTGGCAGAAGGGAATGCAGCAGCGAGAGCTTCACCAACAATGGGTGAGAGATTCTTTGTACAGCCCGCTCCATAAAAGGCTACCAGTGTAACCTTCTCTGCTATATCAGCCTGCTTGGGAAAGCACTTGTTTTGCTCTGCAGCCCTGTACAACGCAGGGAGTAGTTCCTGCTCTAACGACTTCAAGATGACTTCCTTCGACTGATGAAACGGGTTCAGTCCTTGCGTACGGACTTTCAATACATACTTACGAGTATCTGACGGCAGACTGACCAGTGCCCAGTCTGTCTTGGACCCACCACTGTCGGCAATTAGTATCATAGTTTTCTTTTTTCGTGCAAACTTACATAATTTTATCCGTTTATATGCCTCAGGACGTAAGAAAAGCACTTGCAGACACTTCTTTAGTATCATTTTACATTCCTATATAAGCCTAAATGACAAACTTTCCGTAACTTTGTGCACATTTAAAAATCACAAGAATTATCTTCATAATAAAACAGATATGCACAAAAAGCTATTCTTTATCACCATATTGCTGTTCTTCCTCACCCTCCCGGCAGCTGCTGTGCTGCAAGAGGATTCGCTGAAAAACTCACTTTCAGTGCTTCGCCATGAGCTGATTGCACAGCACCTCGAACAGACAAAACAGCTGAACAAATCAAGATTTATTACCGAGCAGGTGACGAATCAGCTGAAGGAAATCGGCGACAAGTCAGCACAGGTGTCATTGATGCTTTATTCGCAGAAAACTGATAATATCTTCGACCTCACCTATGCCTGCCAACAGGCAACTGAACTCTGGAAAGACTTCCAGACAAAGACACGCCCTTTCCACGACCTCATCACGGAGAGCAACGAAGAGATAGCACGCTATGACTCGCTCGTCAACGTACTCAGTACGATGTACACGTTCGGTCTTACCCCTAAGATGAAGACCGACCGCAACGTCTGCCTTACCCTCGCTGTAAGTATCCGAAGGATGTTGAAGGAACGCAACGATTCTTATCAGGAGTACATCCAGTACTATGAATACAGCCAGCATCAGCTGCAAGCACTCGACGCATACGCACAGAAAAGATATGAAGAGATACAGTCAAGCATCTTTGCGAATGGTGGAGACAACTATATAAAGATCCTGAAGGCAGCACCTTATCGCATCACTCACATAAGCAATACACTCGCTGAGAAATATACTCCGCAGAATGTTGTGATGTCACAATGGGATGTTAAATGGATTATCACGCTCTTCAGTATGATTCTGATCTACGGATTGATAGCCATTCTAATCAATTATCTAAGTATCCGTTTCCTTGTAACAAAGGTGATGAAGGCGAACCGCTTTGAGCAGAAGAACCATGCCTTTCTTGCCAAGCGTACCTGTATTATCATGCTTGCTTCAGTCGTCACTTTCAGCATCGTCCTCATAATAATACGCCTTTTCTCGCCTTCCAACTTCATACACATGGCTTGCAGCCTGCTTCTGGAGTACACATGGATGCTGGCAGTAATCTTTGCATCCCTGCTCCTGCGTGTTGAAGGCTCACAGACACAT of Prevotella fusca JCM 17724 contains these proteins:
- a CDS encoding complex I subunit 4 family protein: MSWILTVFVIIPVLMLCGLWVAKNDNQVRGVMVAGSTALLIGAIWLTVYFVQQRNAGNHDAMLLANSVMWFKPLNIAFSVGVDGISVVMILLSAIIVFTGTFASWQLEPMKKEYFLWFVLLSSGVFGFFISTDMFTMFMFYEVALIPMYLLIGVWGTGPKEYSAMKLTLMLMGGSALLVLGILGIYYFSGATTMDVTELARLHAMPKDVQNIFFPLVFIGFGVLGALFPFHTWSPDGHASAPTAVSMLHAGVLMKLGGYGCLRIAMFLMPDALEMWAPIFLVLTTISVVYGALSACVQTDLKYINAYSSVSHCGMVLFALVMTTQTAITGAILQMLSHGLMTALFFACIGMIYHRAGTRDVRYLGGLMKVVPFLAVSYVVAGLANLGLPGFSGFVAEMTIFVGSFENAGTFHRVATIIACTAIVITAVYILRVVGKILFQAIPNKKFYELHDATWDERFSIGALIFCVAGLGLFPLFFENMIIDAVHPIFDHIITYVPNLGNL
- a CDS encoding NADH-quinone oxidoreductase subunit 5 family protein, producing MFDYAFLILLLPFLSAIVLGLFGMKMPRKVAGIIGTCVVGTLFALSLYTAYRYFFYTGEFTAMGETFNVTDGRLANGVYPTVTVFNFTWLKFTELLTFNIGLRLSPISVMMLIVITTVSFMVHIYSFGYMAERDENYEFEEYEHGFQRFYAYLSLFTMSMLGLVVATNIFQMYLFWELVGVCSYLLIGFYYPKHTAVHASKKAFIVTRFADLFFLIGILFFSFYVGTFNYDLSVNPGLSETLRGLATNPESAWVLPTALFLMFIGGAGKSAMFPLHIWLPDAMEGPTPVSALIHAATMVVAGVFQVASLLPIYVQFGAQEQLHWIAWIAAFTAFYAAAVACTQSDIKRGLAFSTISQIAYMLVALGVCFYDSKNGSFNSPEYLHHGGLGYMAAMFHLFTHAMFKALLFLCSGAIIVIIGSNFKEYMGGLHKYMPITNICFLIGCLAIAGIPPFAGFFSKDEIISACNALPGVEGQALKWIMTLVAGMTAFYMFRLYYVIFWGESYYEQDPENRRRPQEVPFVMWGPLVFLAAISVCAGWIPFGHFVSANGLNYDIHIDWSIATTSIIAAVIGIALSTWMYAGKKQPVADALQRTFPRLHKAALNRFYIDDAWQFFTHKIVFRCFSIPIAWFDRHVIDGTFNFMAWGTQEAGESIRSWQSGDVRQYAVWFITGTVALTLILLCLI
- the nuoK gene encoding NADH-quinone oxidoreductase subunit NuoK — protein: MIPVGYFFVLSGLLFFIGVFGFVTRRNLVAMLISVELVLNSVDINFAAFNRLLFPDGYEGMFFTLFSIGVSAAESAVALAIIINVYRHFHSDQVNSIENMKL
- a CDS encoding NADH-quinone oxidoreductase subunit J family protein; its protein translation is MARLIMFAILAVVILASAVFCVSTKRIMRAATALLFVLFGVAGLYFLLDYTFLGAVQISIYAGGITMMYIFAIQLVSKRTLQGLSERWLGKRTFLAAIIALVGFGTVILVLLKNEVLRYTAVDGDSLANEVTMDIIGHNLMTADKYGYVLPFEFISVFLLACIIGGLVILNNNKKEESK
- a CDS encoding 4Fe-4S dicluster domain-containing protein → MEDKKQSYFGEVGSALKTLATGMKVTMKEYFTPKSTEQYPENRKTTLHVAKRHRGRLVFKRDEEGNHKCTSCTMCEKACPNGTIKILSEMVTNPETGKKKKQLVDYEYDLGDCMFCELCVNACNFDAIEFTNDFENSVFDRSKLILHLDKEVYEGGSLPGLIDGGADWKVGTFNTKKK
- the nuoH gene encoding NADH-quinone oxidoreductase subunit NuoH; translation: MFDFRIVTTWFDELLRVTCGLSNFWTVLIECVVVGLAILLAYALLAIVLIFMERKVCAYFQCRIGPVRVGWWGTLQVFADVLKMLIKEIFAVDKADKLLYYLAPFLVIIASVGTFSFLPWNNGAHILDFNVGIFLVTAISSIGVIGVFIAGWGSNNKYSVLSAMRGAVQMISYELSLGICLISAVILTGTMQVSGIVEAQTGPLRWLIVQGHVPATLAFLVFCVAGNAEANRGPFDLAEAESELTAGYHTEYSGMGFGFYYLAEYLNLFVVSGVATTVFLGGWAPLNIGLDGFDAIMNYIPGLVWFLGKTFVVVFLLMWIKWTFPRLRIDQILKLEWKYLMPLSLVILVLMTVCVAFGWTIHY
- a CDS encoding NADH-quinone oxidoreductase subunit D-related protein, whose amino-acid sequence is MKLENKEFGFDSFASEMARLKNEKHFDYLVTVVGEDFGAEEGLGCIYILENTNTHERCSVKQLAKKVEEESVIPSVYNLWADADLLEREVYDFYGIKFLGHPDMRRLFLRNDFKGYPLRKDYDMDPAKNMYTTEDDVELDTTTEWNLNKNGELVGTQRPLFTDDNFVVNIGPQHPSTHGVLRLQTVLDGETITKIYPHLGYIHRGIEKLCEQFTYPQTLALTDRMNYLSAMMHRHALVGVIEEGMGIELSDRILYIRTIMDELQRIDNHLLYTACCAQDLGALTAFLYGMRDREHVLNVMEETTGGRLIQNYYRIGGLQADIDPNFVSNVKELCKYLRPMVQEYLDVFGDNVITHQRFRDVGTMNEQDCISYGVTGPAGRASGWKNDVRKNHPYAVYDKVDFEQITLTHGDSMDRYYCHIQEIYQSLNIIEQLIDNIPEGEFYIKQKPIIKVPEGQWYFSVEGASGEFGAYLDSRGDKSAYRLKFRPMGLTLVGAMDKMLRGQKIADLVTTGAALDFVIPDIDR
- a CDS encoding NADH-quinone oxidoreductase subunit B, translating into MEIRKPKIKSLPYEDWKDNDTLSKMASDLNDGGTNLVLGNLDQLINWGRSNSLWSLTFATSCCGIEFMAVGCARYDFSRFGFEVTRNSPRQADLIMCAGTITNKMAPALKRLYDQMAEPKYVVAVGGCAISGGPFKDSYHVMRGVDEIIPVDVYIPGCPPRPEAIIYGMMQLQRKVKIEKFFGGVNHKQTTEERETGKSNAELIFSEKLGIDPEEIKEKREAAWAEAKKPAPKPTRPAEKPAVAAAKPVDAPAKTAEPAAPSPEAVAPKKETIVVNQPVTQEDVEKLGKEIDQIDAASKATEESAANN
- a CDS encoding NADH-quinone oxidoreductase subunit A — its product is MYFTLFVTVLITAAFLVVAAYAIAKWIGPRSYNPAKGEPYECGIPTHGTSWLPMHVGYYLFAILFLMFDVETVFLYPWAVVVKTIGPLALATIGFFMLVLVFGLAYAWRKGALEWK
- a CDS encoding ATPase, which encodes MILIADSGGSKTDWALVSLPSDTRKYVLKVRTQGLNPFHQSKEVILKSLEQELLPALYRAAEQNKCFPKQADIAEKVTLVAFYGAGCTKNLSPIVGEALAAAFPSASIKVESDLLGAAHAVCGHAAGIACILGTGANSCLYDGEQITANVPPLGYILGDEGSGAVLGKLLLNGIFKGDLSEETRDLYLSWSGLTYLEIIDKVYRQPLANRFLAGCSKFIKKNLQYSELEELVINNFDNFFKKNILKYSSSSTRTISAVGGIAAAFEEQLRKSADRFGYRVRKVIASPIEGLIEYYS